The Streptomyces sp. NBC_00440 genome contains a region encoding:
- a CDS encoding helix-turn-helix domain-containing protein codes for MPPRSYPTARQKRLGAELRKLRERAGVSGNDAAAYLGGERAQISHIESGRYGVSDQRVRRLAAHYSANDKHLVDALAAMAEERTKGWWDEYRGILSPGFLDLAELEHRATYIRSIQMLNIPGVFQTEAYARDLIRSGVTDLPTAELNARVEHRVRRRDIFDRPTPTPFEAFIHEAALRMRYSDTGTMRDQLGFLRTVSTWPSVTIRVIPFTEQITGSVHSMLYAGASIAALDTVQIDSAFDAGFLDAEAQLARYRELLGSVESISLSPKKSAQFIHRIAQEM; via the coding sequence ATGCCGCCAAGGAGTTACCCGACCGCCAGGCAGAAGCGCCTGGGCGCAGAACTTCGCAAACTGCGCGAGCGCGCGGGTGTGTCCGGGAATGACGCAGCCGCATACCTGGGTGGCGAACGAGCCCAGATCAGCCACATCGAATCAGGCCGGTACGGGGTAAGCGACCAGCGGGTGCGACGACTCGCAGCCCATTACTCGGCGAACGACAAGCACCTCGTGGACGCGCTCGCGGCAATGGCCGAGGAGCGCACCAAGGGGTGGTGGGACGAGTACCGCGGAATACTGTCACCCGGATTCCTGGATCTGGCGGAACTGGAACACCGGGCGACCTATATCCGCTCGATTCAGATGCTGAACATTCCCGGCGTCTTCCAGACGGAGGCGTATGCGCGAGATCTCATCCGAAGCGGTGTGACCGATCTCCCGACAGCCGAGCTGAATGCCCGAGTCGAGCATCGGGTACGGCGACGCGACATTTTCGACCGGCCCACGCCAACTCCGTTCGAGGCCTTCATCCACGAGGCCGCCCTCCGCATGAGGTACAGCGACACCGGAACCATGAGAGACCAACTCGGCTTCCTGCGCACGGTCTCCACCTGGCCATCCGTCACAATCCGCGTGATCCCGTTCACCGAACAGATCACCGGCTCGGTGCATTCAATGCTCTACGCCGGGGCCAGCATCGCGGCACTCGACACCGTCCAGATCGACAGCGCCTTCGACGCGGGGTTCCTGGACGCCGAGGCTCAACTCGCCAGGTATCGAGAGCTGCTTGGTT
- a CDS encoding ATP-binding protein, translating into MTPATARRAPRPPLPQRGARYRLIAPNSPTAPGIVRDFLGTLLRATGHPGLVEDGRLCVSEVVTNAYCHTRSPLVRVDVRVNPKRVTVYVTDDDPASLPWRAHGEHIPCAEHGRGLVLVEALAARWGTRANGEPVPESKSVWFTLVSVTECIIPPFAPTH; encoded by the coding sequence ATGACCCCTGCCACCGCCCGTCGAGCACCCCGCCCGCCCCTCCCGCAGCGCGGCGCCCGCTACCGGCTGATCGCGCCCAACAGCCCGACCGCGCCCGGGATCGTGCGGGACTTCCTCGGCACGCTGCTGCGGGCCACCGGGCACCCGGGTCTCGTGGAGGACGGGCGTCTCTGCGTGAGCGAGGTCGTCACCAACGCGTACTGCCACACCCGCTCGCCACTCGTCAGGGTGGATGTCAGAGTCAACCCGAAGCGGGTGACGGTGTACGTGACCGACGACGACCCGGCGTCGCTGCCCTGGCGCGCGCACGGGGAACACATTCCCTGCGCCGAGCACGGCCGCGGCCTCGTCCTCGTGGAAGCCCTCGCGGCCCGCTGGGGGACCCGGGCCAACGGGGAGCCCGTACCGGAGTCCAAGTCCGTCTGGTTCACGCTCGTCAGTGTCACCGAATGCATCATCCCGCCGTTCGCCCCCACTCATTGA